In Treponema denticola, one genomic interval encodes:
- a CDS encoding SpiroCoCo family coiled-coil protein has product MTYILFDLITLVICVGIVLAFRQSDKSNRSIEKAKRYGDKIRVDLEEFVNKKNSDLTDLSTELDVQQTRAIATVKKLDDIYKQFLENTAGIEKRSAAIQEIDRYISQSEQTIQKLMDMTSLAEKNLTEITQEADFVDSLAKSINGAKLELQKLTETIPELQQNFAAEADAKLSEYKNKILEEMGLVIRDVESRLFSAQKDTGELLEVTSIKLQDLYREAYNSAADKAGSLQEAAFAKLKEETAERVQNYRKEFEETASEIEAQMNDNLSMTRQIASEFKTEWEAQAKDYLAQMNSDFSEKEENISSRIDSISERLKEVENAVSVRSDALSADLNQTESTMRSQFNSLASNFQDNVNSLAKFTDKKLNEFRIQTEDRFTKFEQAIANVDVLKEEIEKLQAGIKNEIMADFSSYVNASKQSQQNFFNEFTNNSEKIRERMKAIDAGIDDLKSKAYTNVSEKLQMFEDEFFSDLAKRSEAINLSFDQWKEDVSANMALLASENESARKDLEEKYKAELRSRLSQTADEYKTLFAKLDGRVKEIEIGLNARVSAVDGTVEQYIESFRADVDQIKTKASQQLENELASYKAQVHEAISLQNGELESTSKNLQEKLLSIREESEAQLEVIKKDFESWKNRTDQQFTDARSFFDDKITNFAGLTENAIKNLDTKYNAQYKDFIAKNGETFNGIQAKLNSVDDKIASANKAIEEHAAKVTDRFDTEAEKLNEVINKKIKEASSEAEYSVQSINDMILQVRT; this is encoded by the coding sequence ATGACATATATTCTATTCGATCTGATAACATTGGTAATTTGTGTGGGTATTGTTCTTGCTTTTAGACAAAGCGATAAAAGTAACCGATCCATAGAAAAGGCTAAAAGGTACGGCGATAAAATCAGGGTGGATCTTGAGGAATTTGTAAACAAAAAAAATTCCGATTTAACGGACCTTTCTACCGAACTGGATGTTCAGCAAACAAGGGCTATAGCTACCGTAAAAAAACTTGACGATATCTATAAACAATTTTTAGAAAATACTGCAGGTATTGAAAAACGCTCTGCTGCTATTCAAGAAATCGACAGATATATTTCGCAATCGGAACAAACGATTCAAAAATTGATGGATATGACCTCCTTAGCCGAAAAAAACTTAACTGAAATTACACAGGAGGCGGATTTTGTAGACTCTCTTGCAAAATCGATTAACGGCGCAAAGCTTGAACTTCAAAAACTCACAGAAACGATACCTGAATTACAGCAAAATTTTGCAGCTGAAGCTGATGCAAAGCTTAGTGAATATAAAAATAAAATTTTAGAAGAAATGGGGCTTGTAATAAGGGATGTAGAAAGCCGTCTTTTTTCGGCGCAAAAAGATACGGGAGAATTATTAGAAGTTACCTCCATTAAACTTCAGGATCTTTACAGGGAAGCCTATAATTCGGCTGCCGATAAGGCTGGGTCCCTGCAAGAAGCTGCATTTGCCAAGTTGAAGGAAGAAACAGCTGAAAGAGTTCAAAACTACCGAAAAGAATTTGAGGAAACAGCTTCCGAGATTGAAGCCCAAATGAATGATAATTTAAGTATGACAAGGCAAATAGCTTCGGAATTTAAAACGGAATGGGAAGCTCAAGCTAAAGATTATCTTGCTCAAATGAATTCTGATTTTTCCGAAAAAGAAGAAAATATTTCTTCCCGTATAGATTCCATTTCAGAAAGGTTAAAGGAAGTTGAAAATGCAGTTTCGGTAAGATCGGATGCTCTGTCTGCCGACTTGAACCAAACAGAATCAACTATGCGTTCTCAATTTAATTCTTTGGCTTCAAATTTCCAAGACAATGTAAATTCTTTAGCTAAATTTACAGACAAAAAATTAAATGAATTTAGAATTCAAACGGAAGATAGGTTCACTAAATTTGAACAGGCTATTGCAAATGTAGATGTTCTTAAGGAAGAAATTGAAAAACTTCAAGCCGGTATTAAAAATGAGATAATGGCCGATTTTTCATCTTATGTAAACGCTTCAAAGCAAAGTCAGCAAAACTTTTTTAACGAGTTTACTAATAATTCCGAAAAAATCCGTGAACGGATGAAAGCTATCGATGCAGGTATAGATGACCTAAAATCTAAGGCCTATACTAATGTTTCGGAAAAACTTCAAATGTTTGAAGACGAGTTTTTCTCTGACCTTGCAAAACGCAGCGAGGCTATAAACTTAAGCTTTGATCAGTGGAAAGAAGATGTATCGGCAAACATGGCTCTTCTTGCTTCTGAAAATGAATCAGCTAGAAAAGATTTGGAAGAAAAGTATAAAGCTGAGCTTAGAAGCCGGCTTAGTCAGACAGCCGACGAATATAAGACTCTTTTTGCAAAACTTGATGGGCGGGTTAAAGAAATTGAAATAGGTTTAAATGCACGGGTTTCAGCTGTCGACGGTACTGTAGAGCAATATATAGAGTCCTTCAGGGCAGATGTTGATCAAATAAAAACAAAGGCTTCTCAACAGCTTGAAAATGAACTTGCATCTTATAAGGCTCAAGTACATGAGGCTATTTCTCTTCAAAACGGCGAGCTGGAAAGTACCTCAAAAAATTTGCAGGAGAAACTGCTTTCAATCCGCGAAGAGTCGGAGGCTCAGTTAGAAGTTATCAAAAAAGATTTTGAGTCATGGAAAAACCGGACGGATCAGCAATTTACGGATGCCCGTTCTTTCTTTGATGATAAGATTACAAATTTTGCGGGCCTAACTGAAAATGCCATTAAAAATCTTGATACCAAATATAATGCCCAGTATAAAGATTTTATAGCAAAGAACGGTGAAACTTTTAATGGTATTCAGGCAAAGTTAAATTCCGTTGATGATAAGATTGCATCTGCAAATAAGGCTATTGAAGAACATGCTGCCAAAGTAACAGACCGTTTTGATACTGAGGCAGAAAAACTAAATGAGGTAATCAATAAGAAAATTAAAGAAGCCTCCTCTGAAGCCGAGTACTCGGTACAAAGTATTAACGATATGATTCTTCAGGTGCGGACCTAA
- the ispF gene encoding 2-C-methyl-D-erythritol 2,4-cyclodiphosphate synthase codes for MRTGLGYDLHRLVRGKKLMMGGVHIPFKKGEKAHSDGDVLLHAITDALLGACGMGDIGEFFPPSDKKWKDANSADLLSTVWKKINAQGWKIQNIDCVIIIEEPKILPFREEIRKSIAAILKIEKDQIFIKAKTGEGIGIIGKGKAVAALASCLIFYPNTQE; via the coding sequence ATGAGAACAGGCCTAGGCTATGACTTACACCGCTTAGTCCGAGGAAAAAAGCTTATGATGGGAGGCGTTCATATTCCTTTTAAAAAAGGTGAAAAAGCCCACTCGGATGGAGATGTCCTCCTTCATGCTATAACCGATGCCCTTCTTGGAGCCTGCGGAATGGGCGACATAGGAGAATTTTTTCCGCCGAGCGATAAAAAATGGAAAGATGCAAATTCGGCAGACCTTTTATCAACAGTCTGGAAAAAAATAAACGCACAAGGCTGGAAAATTCAAAACATCGACTGCGTAATAATAATCGAAGAACCTAAAATCCTTCCCTTCAGAGAAGAAATAAGAAAATCAATAGCAGCCATTTTAAAAATAGAAAAAGATCAAATTTTTATAAAAGCCAAAACCGGTGAGGGAATAGGTATAATAGGAAAAGGCAAGGCCGTTGCCGCCCTTGCCTCATGCCTTATCTTTTATCCGAATACTCAAGAATAA
- a CDS encoding IspD/TarI family cytidylyltransferase, which translates to MRTIKSLGFAAVITAAGKSERMKIGTKKEYLKLPEYGEGVTVLSECLFKFLQTGLFSVLTITLPAKDIPEINNLIFNDKRIKKALLEKNTKIIFTAGADTRQASVFNALTELEELKEKNKADFNFVLIHDGARPWVSPELIKRVCNGLSKQGAVIPGYQAVDTQKIIDKSGKITQHLKRSSVYSVQTPQGFDFKKILEAHKQALGNGKEYTDDSEIYAEFAGDVFICTGEVFNKKITFKEDIK; encoded by the coding sequence ATGAGGACGATTAAAAGTTTAGGATTTGCAGCGGTTATAACGGCAGCAGGCAAATCCGAAAGAATGAAAATTGGAACAAAAAAAGAATATTTAAAATTGCCTGAATACGGAGAGGGTGTTACAGTTCTCTCCGAATGTCTTTTTAAATTTTTACAAACCGGATTGTTTTCCGTTTTGACTATTACCCTACCTGCCAAAGATATTCCTGAAATAAATAATTTAATTTTTAACGATAAAAGAATAAAAAAAGCTCTGCTTGAAAAAAACACAAAAATAATCTTTACAGCAGGAGCCGATACGCGGCAAGCTTCAGTCTTCAATGCTCTTACCGAACTTGAAGAGCTTAAAGAAAAAAACAAAGCCGATTTTAACTTCGTGCTAATTCATGACGGAGCCCGCCCATGGGTCAGCCCTGAGCTTATAAAACGAGTCTGTAATGGGTTAAGCAAGCAGGGTGCGGTAATCCCCGGATATCAAGCCGTTGATACACAAAAAATCATAGATAAATCAGGCAAAATAACTCAACACTTAAAAAGAAGTTCAGTATATTCGGTACAGACACCTCAAGGTTTTGACTTTAAAAAAATATTAGAGGCTCACAAACAAGCTTTAGGAAACGGAAAAGAATATACCGATGACAGCGAAATTTATGCGGAATTTGCCGGAGATGTTTTTATCTGCACGGGAGAAGTTTTCAACAAAAAAATAACTTTTAAGGAAGATATAAAATGA
- a CDS encoding SpiroCoCo family coiled-coil protein: MDKKQNAFISQTKVFDRADELKEGLEKDIAALKNEVTKFEVYKNAMEDLALQYEKVSHLEEDAKQKVNRFINERKNIELLEGEFIKLNALSDSMDKKIIELTAVNDDLQQYQVQIRRIEESIGDVNTRYERLEKKDAVLNQTLESIDSAFENLKELESDIKNFKTEVNAIPPEMEKIKLTLETLLANQGRAEAVCEKIESVDVALNDLNSKMDNLKQARGWLAATETRLKEISSESEAQLKLMADLFKGEKPERNESGSPSISVQENVLKLSRQGWKNSEIAKALNLSLGEVDLILEYSDKR; the protein is encoded by the coding sequence ATTGATAAAAAACAAAATGCTTTTATATCTCAAACAAAAGTTTTTGACCGTGCGGATGAATTGAAAGAAGGTTTGGAAAAGGATATTGCCGCCCTTAAAAACGAGGTTACTAAATTTGAAGTTTACAAAAATGCAATGGAAGATCTGGCTCTTCAATATGAAAAGGTATCTCATCTGGAAGAAGATGCCAAACAAAAAGTAAACCGTTTTATAAATGAGCGTAAGAACATTGAACTCCTTGAAGGTGAGTTTATAAAGCTTAATGCTCTTTCAGATTCTATGGATAAAAAAATAATTGAGCTGACGGCTGTAAATGACGACCTTCAGCAATATCAGGTGCAAATACGCAGAATTGAAGAGAGTATAGGCGATGTAAATACACGCTACGAAAGATTGGAAAAAAAGGATGCCGTTTTAAATCAGACTTTGGAAAGCATAGATTCTGCTTTTGAAAATTTAAAGGAACTGGAGTCTGACATTAAAAACTTTAAAACCGAAGTAAATGCAATTCCGCCTGAAATGGAAAAGATAAAGCTTACGCTTGAAACTCTTTTGGCAAATCAGGGAAGGGCAGAGGCTGTCTGTGAAAAGATAGAAAGTGTAGATGTTGCCCTAAATGATTTAAATTCAAAAATGGATAACTTAAAACAGGCTCGAGGCTGGCTTGCCGCCACTGAAACCAGACTAAAAGAAATCTCAAGCGAATCCGAAGCTCAGCTAAAACTTATGGCCGATCTCTTTAAAGGCGAAAAACCTGAGAGGAATGAAAGCGGAAGTCCTTCAATAAGCGTTCAAGAAAATGTACTAAAACTTTCTAGGCAGGGATGGAAAAACAGTGAAATTGCAAAAGCTTTAAATCTATCTTTAGGCGAAGTAGATCTTATTCTTGAGTATTCGGATAAAAGATAA
- a CDS encoding CarD family transcriptional regulator produces MSKKLVFSAKEVVVYPGQGVGTITDITKKEIAGEVIDYYVIYLSDSDMTVLVPITGIDNLGIRRIVTKAEAEAALKFLSEDFEPIPIDWKARYQMNMDLFKSGEILNTASVVRSLYQRSKTKELPIQERKLYDSAYRIFQDEIAAAMKMTKAEVEASIHLHLEPLGGPIEKFKDEYDDDDLIANDDERLDDDDMDDDDIEDSDYEDD; encoded by the coding sequence ATGAGTAAGAAATTGGTTTTTTCCGCAAAAGAAGTCGTTGTTTACCCTGGCCAGGGCGTTGGTACTATAACCGATATCACAAAAAAAGAGATAGCCGGCGAAGTTATAGACTATTATGTTATTTATCTATCCGATTCCGATATGACGGTTTTAGTTCCCATTACCGGAATTGATAACCTCGGAATCAGACGTATAGTAACAAAGGCCGAAGCCGAAGCTGCTCTTAAATTTCTCTCTGAAGATTTTGAGCCGATTCCAATCGATTGGAAAGCACGCTACCAAATGAATATGGATCTATTTAAAAGCGGAGAAATTTTAAACACAGCTTCTGTTGTACGCTCCCTCTACCAGCGCAGTAAAACAAAGGAGCTCCCGATTCAGGAGAGAAAACTTTATGATTCTGCCTATAGAATTTTTCAAGACGAAATAGCTGCCGCCATGAAGATGACAAAGGCAGAAGTAGAAGCCTCAATCCACTTGCACCTTGAACCTCTTGGCGGGCCGATAGAAAAATTCAAAGATGAATATGATGATGACGATTTAATCGCAAATGATGATGAAAGACTTGACGATGACGATATGGATGATGATGACATAGAAGATTCGGACTATGAGGACGATTAA
- a CDS encoding HAD family hydrolase, with protein sequence MKYGISAIAFDIDGTLYPSWRFNLRIIPFLLKNFNLMSAFNKTRKDIRLWQEKNPDKVLSNFFDFQAEILSKHSGKTQEEVKAFLETEIYTGWKKRFARIKPYFFAKEAIEKFKSEGLKIGLLSDFLPEQKNDVWGILPLCDTALGSETIGALKPSPLPFQKLAEDLGVPCNKILYVGNNLKYDIAGAKSAGMYTACIKGWFSILIKKVFFPKSSENPDIYFSNYRQLLKFMI encoded by the coding sequence ATGAAGTACGGTATTTCTGCTATAGCTTTTGACATCGACGGGACTCTCTATCCTTCATGGCGTTTTAATTTACGGATAATTCCGTTTCTTTTAAAAAATTTTAATTTAATGTCTGCTTTTAATAAGACGCGCAAAGATATTAGATTATGGCAAGAAAAAAATCCGGACAAAGTTTTGAGCAATTTTTTTGATTTTCAAGCCGAAATATTATCAAAACACAGCGGAAAGACTCAGGAAGAAGTTAAAGCCTTTTTGGAGACTGAAATTTATACCGGCTGGAAAAAGCGTTTTGCGCGGATAAAGCCTTACTTTTTTGCAAAGGAAGCTATAGAAAAATTTAAAAGCGAGGGCTTGAAGATAGGACTTCTTTCGGATTTTTTACCTGAACAAAAAAATGATGTATGGGGAATTTTACCTCTATGTGATACCGCCTTGGGGAGTGAAACTATTGGAGCTCTTAAACCCTCTCCCTTACCTTTTCAAAAGCTGGCTGAGGACCTAGGGGTGCCTTGTAATAAGATTCTCTATGTTGGAAATAATCTTAAATATGATATTGCAGGGGCTAAATCTGCCGGAATGTACACGGCTTGTATAAAAGGATGGTTCTCCATATTGATAAAGAAAGTCTTTTTTCCAAAATCATCGGAAAACCCCGATATTTATTTTTCAAACTATCGCCAATTATTGAAATTTATGATATAA